Below is a genomic region from Rhinolophus sinicus isolate RSC01 linkage group LG11, ASM3656204v1, whole genome shotgun sequence.
AGTGCCTCCATAATCCCCACTCTGCTAGAAGACCCATTCCCCATGCAGACTGTGTACCTGCTCTTCCAGGAAACCCTCCCTGgtttaattacacacacacaaacactctcTCTCCCCAAGCTAGCATGCCCTGGGATAACATGTAATTATCTCATCTATTCTTCAATCACAGGAGGGAGACAGAGCTAAAGCCACCCCAAGCCCTGCTTAACTGCCCTCTCTGCCAGCCTCTCCCCACAGCCAAATCCTCCCATGAGACCTCAGCTCTAGGAACTAATTCCTAACCTTAGGTACTATGGCTCTTCCCTGACCTGCTGACCTTGTTCTAGAAACACTGTCCTCCTTGCTGTCCCTCAGCTATACCAGGCATGTTTCTGCCTTGGGACCCTTGGTCTAGCTGCTCCCTCTTCCTGGATCACTGACTCCCCAGATGCCCAGGTGGTTGGGTTCTTCATCCCTCTCAAGTCTTcctcaaatttccccttttcagcAAGGCATGCCCTGACTACCCTTATAAAAAATTCACCCGACCCGAACTCTCCACCCTCCTTCCTGCTTGATTTTTCTCCATAGTACTTAACAGCTGGCAGACCATTacttaatctttttgtttttgtcttgcttcTTTACCTGAATGTCATACCCATGAGATCAGggattttatgttttgttcactgtaCGGCATGAAAACCAACCACAATGCTACACACAGCTGGGGTTCGGCATTTGTTAGACAAATAAGCAAATGAGTCTGTGGGCTAAAAGATGACTGAACCCTTCCCACTCCTCCAGGAAACCCTCCCTAATGTCTGTCTCTGCACCACCCACTTTAGTCAggccctctttcccttccccagtcTCACTTGCTCAAGGGACACAGGATGCTTGATGTATACATTGGTCTGGATGTCCTTGGCAGGTAGCCGCTCCAATTCTGTATGGAACTCAGCCACCCGGTTCTGggacagcaggaagaggaggttGAGGCCCAAGAGCTGGTGCATGTATGCTGACTCGGGGAGCTGCTCCCTGTGGACCAGGGTGGGGGAACCAACATAAAGAAGGCTTAGGTACCTACCGAGCCCCCCACTCCAGGCTCCAGGGACCCTGATGACTGTCCTGGGCTGTCTCCTTGGAGAGGTTGTCAGTCCTGGGTTTTCAGATGAAACTGATGCCCAGAGTTCATAGGTAAAGGAATAGGCAAGGAGTCACAGGTCATATAAGCCCAAGCAAGTGACCGCACTTCAGTAAAGTGacctagcctcagtttccccaactgtaaaatgggtatcACCACAGTAGCCATATCACAGACGTGGGTTAAATGAATAAGTGTTAAATGAAGCAAATGATTTAACCCAGATAAAGTTATAAGAGCAGTACctgaccccccaaaaaaactgtGTTAGctatgattatattaataatcATCACTCTGAAAAGGTGAAGGAACTAAGAAGTACagattagtagttacaaaatagtcatggggatgtaaagtacagcacagagactatgtatagtgccaggtgagtactagactaatcggggggaatcactgcataaattacatgtctaaccactatgctctacacctgaaactaatacaaaataacactgcatgtcaactgtaaccgaaacaaacaattttttaaaaaaagaatcatcacCCTTACTttaagagggaaactgaggcttagggaggtCAAATTATTTGCCCAAGACCACATAATCAGGAAGTGGCAAAATTAGTTTCAAACTCAGGTTTGTCTGACTTCTGATGTCAAATACTTAACCATTATTCCATGGAGGCACCATTGAATTATAAAACCATTCATTCAGCTTTATATTCAACACATATCCAAGAGTTCCTGCTCTGGGCCTGGCCCCATGCTAGTCAGTGCTGGAACACAGCAGTGACCAAGACCCCTCTGCCTTTAGAGGGTTCAatccagtgggagagacaggctAGGGCTGTGGGCAAGCATAGCATAGGCAGAGGGGTCAGGGCTGATACAGCACTGGAGGCCACAGGAAAGAGCTTGGCCTAGAACCTGACGGCTATGGAGAGACATGACAGGTTCTAAGCAGGGGGTTAACATGGTCAAATTTCAGTGTCACAAAGATCCTACTAGATGTCATGAGGGTGATGATCAAGGGGGCAAGGCTGGGGCAAAACAGGTGAAAGGTGATGATGGCTGCAGTGGCGAGTAGAAATGTAGTGTGGGAATGATGGGGCGGAGGGGTGAGGAGAGACAGATTGGAGACCAACAGAGACTGGATGGTACAATCCCAGATTCAGAACCTCCAGGGCAACCCCTGACCCTGCAGCCTCTGGGGATGGGGCTAGGCAAAGGAGGAGTTCACAGGTAAAGGAAGATGACTCAAGTGGCTGGAGCACCAGGGATCAAAGAGCTGCCATATAACCCCCCAAGCCCTACCAGGGGCATGGCCCATCTTCACCTGTAATCGAAGTAGTAGCATTTGAGCTGAGCCATGTAGCGCTCGAAGGAGGGTATGTCTTTGCGTAGGATACTCCACTGGGCCCCAATCTCCAGTATGTCACCTGTGGGTCACAGGGCAGGTTCTCAGGAGGTGACTGAGTCCCTCTCCTGACCACCACTACCTTTCCTGCCATGACCCCCAGCCcgctgcccaccccccaccaactCCAATGACACTCACGGGCCAGAATGAGCTGCTGTTTGGTCAGTTTGGTCCCTGTGGTTGGCAGGAAGTTGAGCTCCAACAGAACCAGCTGATGAGGAcatggaaggatggaaggaaggaaaagtaatGATTATTTACCGTCCCTAGGCCTTGGTTTTCTGACCTAGAAAATGGAGCTCATCATCATCGCTGACTCATCGGTTGTTTTGAGTATTAAAGGAGTCCGTCCTCACAAAGCACTGAGAACAGGGGCTGGGCACACTGTACGTGCTCATCCAGGATTAcctcattataattattaatagccCCACTGGGAAAAGAGACACACTCAGAGCCTGACCCAATGGAATCATGGGACACTAGCACCTTTTTGGCAGATCGTTCTCTACTGATTTGGGCCCAGCTTACCCACCCATCCCAAATCTACACCAGGAAGGGATGGGCGCTAACCTCCCCCCATAGTCCTGCCCACACATCATTTCTTATCTGACACCCCCCCCTCAGCAACTTGGTCCACCCCACAGTATTTGGTTGGCCCACTATGGGCCAAACACTTGGTCTGAAGAACCCTGAACCCCATTCTGGTCCTCTAccaagagatttttttccccaggtttAGTCCAGCCCTCACACTTGGCTGCCCCTCACTGCCCACAGATGCGACCCTAAGGCCCAAATTTCTCAGGCCTTAACTTGGTCTGGTCTTGACCACACACCCCATCATCTCAGCCTCCTTCTTTCATCACCCTGTCCAGTCCTCATTCCCCACTTGGTCTCGTCCAGAACCCGCCATCAAAAAACTCCCACACCCCCATCCTGCCACTCCAGACAGCTAGGCCTCCAAGAATCAAAAATCTGACCTTTCGCTCAGTTGTTCCAGAAACACTCTTTCCATCACCCCCCACACTGGAGCGACATTTGGTCCGTCCCAGGCCTGTCTCACTTCTAAACCCCTGTAAGCCCGCACTTTGGCTGTTCCGAATCCTTCACTCTATTGGATCCTCCAGCCCGCCTTGGTCCCTTTGGCACCGCGATCTCCTTCGCGGGCCGGGACTTGGCTCGGTCTAGACCCCCGTAGTGTCCCTCGCCCACCCCTACCTTGAGACGGCCCAGCTCTTCCCCGCACTTGCTAAGGTTTGGGCATTTACGGTTCCACTCGCCCTTGAGTTGCTCGTACATGCCGGCCGCCGCCTGCAGAACCGCGCCCGAGGCTGCCGAAGGCCCAGAACTCGAAGAGCCCACCGCCCCGTTCACAGCCGCCGCCGCCATCTTCCGTGATGCGGCAAACCCGCGGCCCAATTTACTGCAGCGACGCCTACTGACGCTCGCCCGGCGGAAGTGCGGCCGGGAGGTGGAGCCCAAAGCCGGGGGCGTGGCTATGTCTGCTTGCCTCCGCCCGCCGCGCTTAGAGCTCAGTCTCTCTCTGGGAGGTGCCTTCGGAGCCCGCCCCTTACTGAACATGTCAGCCGGAGCTCCGCCTGCTGTCTCTCAAGATGGTGACCGGAAGTCGCCTCCTGCACTAACTGAAAGTGGCTGCGGTCGCAACTCTTCCCCACTTCCCGTAATCAATATGGTTGCCCTGGCTTCAGCCTGGGCTTTCGGGATGCTAGGTTTCTGTCTTTGGAGATCCCAACTTCGCAGCAACTTCTCGAAGCCAAGAGGTGGCAGTGATGGAGCCATTTGGACAGCTGtgttattctttccattttacaaataggcTTTGAGAGACCGGGTAACCTTCCAAGAGACAACAGCTGAGTCTTGAACTCTCTAGAGCTCAGTGCGTCCTTCCACATTTTCTCCAAGTTTAGACAAATACGCACAAACTTTACAAAAATCATCCAGTCTTATGGCTTTAAATGCCTCATATATGTGGAGGATTCCCACTTCTCCTACCCCTACTCCTGATTCCTCCACATATTTCACACTGGCCTATTGAACACTCCACTTTTTCTCAAACCCAACTCTCTGTCTCCATCATTTAGAATGTCAACTCCATGAGAGCAAGGATACTTCTCAATTTTCTTTATGGCTGTATTCCCAGCACGTGGTTGACAGTCAATAACTATTTGTCGAGTGAGTGAATAACTGTTGATCTAAAATAAGTTatctttttgaaaagtttttaaacaaaaactacaatacattttctaaaaagcaACGTGCTTTTTAGCAATATATGAAAGCCATCTCTGGAGATCAATGGACGTATTTCTGACACTTGAAAAAAcctggctgcataatattccacagTATGAATATACCAAATTCATTTAATGTTCCCATGTtgatatttggattattttttgtttgccaCTGCTAGTAATACTGCAGTAAAGATCCTTAAATGCATTTCCTTGAATATAGTTGTTTTATTCCTAAGGGACAGGTCCTAGGAAGTAAGAGTACTGAGTCAAGATatgaatagttttcattttagtaGACGTCACAAGATTTCTTTccaaacctttagctagatttACTATCtagtgtcttttcatttcagcctgaagaacttcctttagcatttcttgtagggt
It encodes:
- the PSMD8 gene encoding 26S proteasome non-ATPase regulatory subunit 8 → MFSKGRAPKAPPRERLSSKRGGRRQADIATPPALGSTSRPHFRRASVSRRRCSKLGRGFAASRKMAAAAVNGAVGSSSSGPSAASGAVLQAAAGMYEQLKGEWNRKCPNLSKCGEELGRLKLVLLELNFLPTTGTKLTKQQLILARDILEIGAQWSILRKDIPSFERYMAQLKCYYFDYREQLPESAYMHQLLGLNLLFLLSQNRVAEFHTELERLPAKDIQTNVYIKHPVSLEQYLMEGSYNKVFLAKGNIPAESYTFFIDILLDTIRDEIAGCIEKAYEKILFTEATRILFFNTPKKMTDYAKKRGWVLGLNNYYSFASQQQKPEDTTIPSTELAKQVIEYARQLEMIV